The following proteins come from a genomic window of Corynebacterium sp. P4-C1:
- a CDS encoding DUF4185 domain-containing protein, with the protein MGFVAERDENGRITFNRPLNDGKTADQLISYQHYDNRTLIPSDVINLDGTLYMQGMWNEGIGNVRETQIWRSTDYGKTWTSVGRTPYRYMNSMGNLISWEKGPDGYIYVVSTEFNRDDPVYLSRCREEQMADRKQWEFYNPSKGTWGHDLLPILSDNVQAGEMPLRYIENHWVLAMFNEETASIEVRISDTVARDWNSITPARVAVDETAVSEETMHRLGDAEAMENAADNAATALH; encoded by the coding sequence GTGGGCTTCGTGGCCGAGCGCGACGAGAACGGACGCATCACCTTCAACCGACCGCTCAACGACGGCAAAACTGCCGACCAGCTGATTTCGTACCAGCACTACGACAACCGCACACTAATCCCGTCCGACGTGATCAACCTGGACGGGACGCTCTACATGCAGGGCATGTGGAACGAGGGCATCGGCAATGTGCGCGAAACCCAGATCTGGAGGTCCACCGACTACGGCAAGACCTGGACCTCGGTCGGGCGGACTCCCTACCGCTACATGAACAGCATGGGCAACCTGATTAGCTGGGAGAAGGGCCCGGACGGATACATCTACGTAGTGTCCACCGAATTCAACCGCGACGACCCCGTCTACCTCTCCCGTTGCCGCGAGGAGCAGATGGCGGACCGCAAGCAGTGGGAGTTCTACAACCCGTCGAAAGGCACATGGGGCCACGACCTCCTCCCGATCCTGTCCGATAACGTCCAAGCTGGCGAGATGCCCCTACGCTACATCGAGAACCACTGGGTGCTCGCCATGTTCAACGAAGAGACTGCCTCTATCGAAGTGCGCATCTCCGACACCGTCGCCCGCGACTGGAATTCGATCACGCCGGCGCGCGTCGCCGTCGACGAGACCGCGGTGTCGGAAGAGACCATGCACCGCCTCGGCGACGCGGAAGCGATGGAGAACGCCGCGGACAACGCGGCCACCGCGCTGCACTAG
- a CDS encoding DUF4298 domain-containing protein translates to MSSGENDFPGSEDIPERIIANDGRLSHFVEANDRWEEIPERLAEDWDSMKKLIAYYESIWRDDVRDFPEAQFGVLSEDGVWNEMGRFYQSMKEIAETATRIVREYEAENDPEVDPGTAPTDEETVDEEPINEGDRLIDEP, encoded by the coding sequence ATGAGCAGTGGTGAAAACGACTTTCCCGGATCCGAGGACATACCGGAACGAATAATTGCCAACGATGGGCGCCTGTCCCACTTCGTCGAGGCCAACGACCGTTGGGAGGAGATCCCGGAGCGGCTTGCCGAGGACTGGGATTCGATGAAAAAGCTCATCGCTTATTACGAATCCATCTGGCGCGACGACGTCCGAGATTTCCCCGAAGCCCAGTTCGGTGTGCTGTCGGAGGACGGCGTGTGGAACGAGATGGGGCGTTTTTACCAGTCCATGAAGGAAATCGCGGAGACCGCGACGCGCATCGTGCGCGAGTACGAGGCCGAGAACGACCCGGAGGTCGACCCCGGCACCGCGCCGACGGACGAGGAAACCGTCGATGAGGAACCCATCAACGAGGGCGACAGGCTTATCGACGAACCATAG
- a CDS encoding cupin domain-containing protein: MTAQTGNDHGPNPYVVDIEKATLDNGAFRDTLWTGKNLQLTVMTIPVGGEIGAEIHDGHDQFLRLEAGELHAKIGPSEDDLEVDQVIGADWAAFVPAGKWHNFVNESDTEAKLYSIYAPPEHNPGTRHETKADADGDPQETDGV, translated from the coding sequence ATGACAGCACAAACCGGAAACGACCACGGCCCGAACCCGTACGTCGTCGACATTGAGAAGGCCACCCTGGACAACGGCGCGTTCCGCGACACGCTGTGGACAGGCAAGAACCTCCAGCTCACCGTCATGACCATCCCGGTAGGCGGCGAGATCGGCGCTGAGATCCACGACGGCCACGACCAGTTCCTGCGCCTCGAGGCAGGCGAGCTCCACGCTAAGATCGGCCCGAGCGAGGACGACCTCGAGGTCGACCAGGTCATCGGCGCCGACTGGGCAGCGTTCGTCCCGGCCGGCAAGTGGCACAACTTCGTCAACGAGTCCGACACCGAAGCGAAGCTGTACTCCATCTACGCTCCGCCGGAGCACAACCCGGGTACCCGCCACGAGACCAAGGCGGATGCCGACGGCGA